One genomic region from Candidatus Gastranaerophilales bacterium encodes:
- a CDS encoding MarR family transcriptional regulator, with protein MEKIKVKHYTDTFIYSIEQTLKCFKLAAVQYFNSLNIGTTAEQFIVLDTIYCNDGICQRDLAKLMLKDKSNINRLINILEENKFTKRSIGRKQNRLVNQIFITPKGKKLIEDTMPQVKEFLLSLMEHISAKEIEQVHTLTEKFRKDLMNAVNFNI; from the coding sequence ATGGAAAAAATCAAAGTAAAACATTATACCGATACATTTATTTATTCGATAGAGCAAACTTTAAAGTGCTTTAAACTTGCGGCTGTGCAGTATTTTAACTCCTTGAATATAGGCACTACGGCAGAGCAGTTTATTGTGCTTGATACTATTTACTGCAATGACGGTATTTGCCAGAGAGATTTGGCAAAATTAATGTTGAAGGATAAATCAAACATTAACAGGCTTATAAATATTCTTGAAGAAAATAAGTTTACAAAACGCTCAATAGGCAGAAAACAAAACAGGTTGGTAAATCAGATTTTTATAACTCCAAAAGGCAAAAAATTAATTGAAGATACTATGCCGCAGGTTAAAGAGTTTCTTTTAAGCCTTATGGAGCATATTTCCGCAAAGGAGATTGAACAGGTTCATACATTAACCGAAAAGTTCAGGAAAGATTTAATGAACGCCGTCAACTTCAACATATAA
- a CDS encoding TolC family protein has translation MAGKSKTVILSFIAVFLINCYGALAGEVKNAQIEKVDLNFATAYELMMTNNNAIKAVLEEINAKKYEKNAAVGEFLPKIGINTTYIHFNEDIAVETAPLRLGGTLINVPPTTLQNQDLWLTSVGATWNIFTGGKILALNSAARAKLESSNQKYRVLTNELIIELIKRYYGLKFAADVVEVKKQVADTTKQHLEDAKKLEAQGIIPKSERLHAQVAHRQAQRDYNTALKDADIIEEGLKTLIKADNIDLTGVKVAPCSCLFIYEQALPKLADFKQAAMKDNPNLKQMEAKAKLAQANYRSKAANYSPTVSLFAYDILGASNLSHQIPTFAVGAKADMLLFDGFSRYNNLKAADAVRKQVKYETIDTKNNIESLVTKNYNEVFKYKEQYESTDQSVESAQEALRTAALAFQEGVGTSLAVIDAQTALSSVKIQRLNALYNYDVMLAELLSTNGSAEGILQYIKNSREEHL, from the coding sequence ATGGCAGGCAAAAGTAAAACAGTAATATTATCTTTTATAGCGGTTTTTTTAATTAACTGCTATGGCGCTTTAGCCGGGGAAGTAAAGAATGCGCAAATTGAAAAAGTTGATTTGAATTTTGCAACGGCATACGAATTAATGATGACAAATAACAACGCTATCAAAGCTGTATTAGAAGAGATTAACGCAAAAAAATATGAAAAAAATGCCGCGGTTGGGGAATTTTTGCCAAAGATAGGTATAAATACGACTTATATTCATTTTAACGAAGATATTGCGGTAGAAACGGCTCCTCTTCGCCTGGGCGGCACATTGATTAATGTTCCTCCCACAACGCTGCAAAATCAAGACCTTTGGCTAACGAGTGTCGGGGCAACATGGAATATATTTACCGGGGGCAAAATCCTTGCGCTTAATTCAGCGGCAAGAGCCAAGCTTGAAAGTTCAAACCAAAAATACCGCGTCTTGACAAACGAACTTATAATCGAACTTATAAAAAGATATTACGGCTTGAAATTTGCAGCCGATGTTGTAGAAGTAAAAAAACAGGTTGCAGATACAACCAAACAACACCTTGAGGATGCGAAAAAACTTGAAGCTCAAGGTATAATCCCAAAATCAGAAAGGCTGCACGCACAAGTTGCACACAGACAGGCGCAGCGTGATTATAATACCGCGCTTAAAGATGCCGATATTATAGAAGAGGGCTTAAAAACCCTGATTAAGGCTGATAATATTGACCTTACAGGTGTAAAAGTCGCCCCCTGCTCATGCCTGTTTATTTATGAACAGGCGCTGCCGAAACTTGCGGACTTTAAGCAAGCTGCAATGAAGGATAACCCCAATCTTAAGCAAATGGAAGCAAAAGCAAAACTGGCTCAGGCTAACTACAGAAGCAAAGCCGCCAATTATTCTCCGACAGTAAGCCTTTTTGCATACGATATTTTAGGTGCAAGCAATTTATCGCACCAAATTCCGACTTTTGCGGTAGGGGCTAAGGCTGATATGCTTCTTTTTGACGGGTTTAGCAGGTATAATAACCTGAAAGCCGCTGATGCTGTGAGAAAACAGGTTAAATATGAAACCATAGATACAAAAAACAACATAGAAAGCTTAGTTACCAAAAATTACAACGAAGTTTTCAAATACAAGGAACAGTACGAAAGTACCGACCAATCCGTTGAAAGTGCGCAAGAAGCGCTAAGAACGGCTGCGCTGGCATTTCAAGAAGGGGTGGGAACATCTTTAGCGGTGATTGACGCGCAGACCGCGCTTTCGAGCGTAAAAATCCAGCGTTTAAATGCGCTGTATAATTATGATGTAATGCTTGCGGAATTGTTGAGTACAAACGGCAGTGCGGAAGGAATTTTGCAATACATAAAAAATTCCCGTGAAGAACATCTTTAA
- a CDS encoding efflux RND transporter periplasmic adaptor subunit: protein MNKKSLIIISSIIAVAVSIIILTLAVMKNNAQMVIQGEVDTKTVDLSSKITGRIKQIHVKKGDMVKAGDVLITLDTPDIFAKSQQSTAALEAAEAQKLAIDNGARQEQKEMALSSLNQAQADFELAQKTYTRMKKLNEEGVIAAQKLDEISTRYKTAQKTVEAARANLQMYVTGSRYEEKILAGANVRKAQGVVQEVNSYLQENQIKTPISGQITDIAVEEGELVGAGYTIITIVDINDNWVVFNLREDLLSKIKMGSEFDVTIPAVGKEPVKVKVDYISVLGNFATWRATKVRGDFDLKTFEIHARPVTPPEGLRAGMSAIADWNKVGKN, encoded by the coding sequence ATGAATAAAAAGTCTTTAATAATTATTTCCTCCATTATAGCGGTTGCGGTTTCAATAATAATTTTAACCCTTGCCGTGATGAAAAATAATGCACAAATGGTAATTCAGGGGGAAGTAGACACTAAAACCGTTGACCTATCCTCAAAAATTACGGGCAGGATAAAACAAATCCATGTTAAAAAAGGCGATATGGTAAAAGCCGGCGATGTTTTAATCACTTTAGACACCCCGGATATTTTTGCAAAATCACAACAATCAACAGCCGCACTGGAAGCGGCGGAAGCTCAAAAACTGGCGATAGACAACGGTGCAAGACAAGAACAGAAAGAAATGGCTTTAAGCTCGCTAAATCAGGCTCAAGCTGACTTTGAGCTGGCGCAAAAGACTTATACACGCATGAAAAAGCTAAATGAAGAGGGGGTTATTGCCGCCCAAAAACTTGATGAAATATCAACCCGGTATAAAACCGCACAAAAAACCGTCGAAGCTGCAAGAGCAAACCTGCAAATGTATGTTACAGGCTCGAGATACGAGGAAAAAATCCTTGCGGGCGCTAACGTAAGAAAAGCGCAAGGGGTTGTTCAAGAGGTAAATTCTTACCTGCAGGAGAACCAAATCAAAACTCCGATTTCCGGTCAGATTACCGATATTGCGGTCGAAGAGGGCGAACTTGTCGGTGCGGGGTACACAATTATTACGATTGTTGATATTAATGATAACTGGGTAGTGTTTAATTTAAGAGAAGATTTGTTGTCAAAAATCAAAATGGGCAGTGAATTTGACGTAACAATTCCCGCAGTGGGCAAAGAACCCGTAAAAGTTAAAGTCGATTATATTTCCGTACTCGGTAATTTTGCCACTTGGAGAGCTACCAAAGTCAGAGGCGATTTTGATTTAAAAACTTTTGAAATCCATGCCCGCCCCGTTACTCCGCCCGAAGGACTTAGAGCAGGCATGAGCGCTATCGCTGATTGGAACAAAGTCGGAAAGAACTAA
- a CDS encoding ABC transporter permease codes for MNAFVKTSKREVKKLAANPFILVILFIAPLFVCFVIAFTFLAGSATDLPVAVLDMDNSNLSRKIVRMIDATPACEVKYRVADLKEGKELISGGNAYALVYIPKDFKRDITRGTRPQLVYYYNNQAILIGGVITKEVQTAIQSVMAGITLKIQMKKGLPKDAAMAKINLIRVDEHIHSNPYLNYSYFLSYAAFAHTFQIIIIFLVIWSLGVEFKEGTTKEWLETANNSIFAAVFGKLAVYMVCFLVLMTIAYGTYVLAYSAPFEANLIFLTLGTFCFILAYQMAGVIFVAVLSNLRFALSSGAFYTSLGLTFAGMTYPAMAMPPFAQFYSALLPIRPYVNLVIDQMMRGFAPKYDVIYVVWMLALAAFGFFFLPLLKKHAQDESLWYQL; via the coding sequence ATGAACGCTTTTGTCAAAACGTCAAAAAGAGAAGTTAAAAAACTGGCTGCAAACCCTTTTATCCTTGTGATTTTATTTATAGCGCCCCTGTTCGTATGTTTTGTTATAGCGTTTACTTTTTTGGCGGGTTCCGCGACGGATTTACCCGTAGCGGTTCTGGATATGGACAACAGCAATCTTTCAAGAAAGATTGTAAGAATGATTGATGCAACGCCTGCCTGTGAGGTCAAATACAGGGTTGCCGATTTAAAAGAAGGCAAAGAACTGATTTCAGGCGGAAATGCTTATGCGCTGGTGTATATTCCAAAGGATTTCAAACGGGATATAACACGGGGAACCCGCCCGCAGCTTGTTTATTACTACAACAATCAGGCAATTTTAATCGGAGGAGTTATAACAAAAGAAGTTCAAACCGCCATACAAAGCGTCATGGCAGGCATTACGCTAAAAATACAGATGAAAAAAGGGCTTCCAAAAGACGCTGCGATGGCAAAAATAAACCTTATAAGGGTAGATGAACATATACATTCAAACCCTTATTTGAATTACTCTTACTTTTTGTCCTATGCGGCTTTTGCGCATACTTTTCAGATTATTATAATATTCCTGGTAATCTGGTCATTGGGGGTTGAGTTTAAAGAGGGAACAACAAAAGAATGGCTTGAAACCGCAAATAATTCCATATTTGCGGCAGTTTTTGGCAAACTTGCGGTTTATATGGTTTGTTTTTTAGTATTGATGACGATTGCCTACGGCACCTACGTTTTAGCTTACAGCGCTCCGTTTGAAGCTAACCTGATTTTTTTAACTTTGGGAACTTTTTGCTTTATACTTGCATATCAAATGGCAGGAGTTATTTTTGTCGCAGTGTTGTCTAATTTAAGGTTTGCACTGAGCAGCGGTGCTTTTTATACTTCATTGGGGTTGACTTTTGCGGGAATGACTTATCCTGCTATGGCAATGCCGCCTTTTGCACAATTTTACAGCGCATTATTACCTATAAGACCATATGTAAATCTTGTAATAGACCAAATGATGAGAGGTTTTGCACCAAAGTACGATGTTATTTATGTTGTTTGGATGTTGGCTTTGGCAGCTTTTGGGTTCTTCTTTTTACCGTTATTAAAAAAGCACGCTCAGGATGAAAGTTTGTGGTATCAGCTATGA
- a CDS encoding ABC transporter permease — MKNLWRIFQSEFKNMMTDKGSMLVMVLGIFMYSLFYTIPFSTHILREVPLGVVDFDNSSFSREFIRNLDSNEFIKVTSEPIDIDAAKEEYYRDKIKSFIVIPKGFEKDILRGGHSFITSYEDSAFLIIYKQVATGIITTATSFGAKIEIGSLMKKGLSKQQAISMKLPFEFVDMPLYNPVSSYQNYLYPIVLILILQQTMLIGAGILGGTLKERLKGCKEWSKDGAVEVKSDKVNEFSDNPIEIVFGKSLAYTSIYTVYTLIYFLIPPAFLVYDMSYNIIPMILLFLPFLFATAFLGQLLVFFYTGRESSLMALVVTSVPLIFLPGFVWPTESIPFGLLVFSKFMPATPAINGLIKINQMGASFWQVQGDFWLLVGLCVLYFFLACLVVKRMQKKVK, encoded by the coding sequence ATGAAAAATCTTTGGCGCATATTTCAATCAGAATTTAAAAATATGATGACAGACAAAGGCAGTATGCTTGTGATGGTGCTTGGGATTTTTATGTATTCGTTGTTTTATACTATCCCTTTTTCTACGCATATTTTGAGGGAAGTACCTCTGGGTGTGGTGGATTTTGATAACAGTTCTTTTTCAAGAGAATTTATAAGAAATTTAGACAGCAATGAATTTATAAAAGTTACTTCCGAACCTATAGATATTGACGCTGCAAAAGAAGAATATTACCGTGATAAAATCAAGTCGTTTATCGTTATTCCAAAGGGCTTTGAAAAAGATATTTTAAGAGGCGGGCATTCTTTTATTACTTCTTATGAAGATAGCGCTTTTTTAATTATATACAAGCAGGTTGCAACGGGAATTATCACTACTGCAACATCTTTTGGGGCAAAAATAGAGATAGGAAGCCTTATGAAAAAGGGCTTAAGCAAACAGCAGGCAATAAGTATGAAACTGCCGTTTGAATTTGTTGATATGCCGCTTTATAACCCTGTATCAAGTTACCAAAATTACCTTTATCCGATTGTATTAATTTTAATATTGCAGCAGACTATGCTGATAGGCGCGGGGATTTTAGGCGGAACATTAAAGGAAAGGCTTAAAGGCTGCAAAGAATGGTCAAAAGACGGTGCTGTTGAGGTTAAGTCGGATAAGGTTAACGAATTCAGCGATAATCCCATAGAAATAGTGTTTGGCAAAAGTCTGGCTTATACATCAATTTATACAGTTTATACGCTGATATATTTTTTGATACCGCCGGCGTTTCTTGTTTATGATATGAGCTATAACATAATACCAATGATTTTACTTTTTTTACCGTTTCTTTTTGCTACCGCATTTTTGGGGCAATTATTGGTGTTCTTTTATACCGGCAGAGAAAGTTCTTTGATGGCGCTTGTTGTTACTTCTGTTCCGCTGATATTTTTGCCGGGGTTTGTCTGGCCCACAGAAAGCATACCTTTCGGACTACTTGTATTTTCAAAATTCATGCCCGCTACCCCCGCCATAAACGGCTTGATAAAAATAAACCAGATGGGCGCAAGCTTTTGGCAGGTTCAGGGTGATTTTTGGCTTTTGGTCGGACTTTGTGTGTTGTATTTTTTCCTCGCTTGCCTTGTGGTTAAGCGTATGCAGAAAAAAGTTAAATAA
- a CDS encoding metal-dependent transcriptional regulator produces the protein MKELTQSLEKYLHTVYELVQKNSAARVKDVAAKMQVGASSTSEAVKALAKKGYLKYEPYGLITMTSKGQKIVEEKINRHQTIRTFLETVLMMKPEEIETSANNIEFSMTEDVLKRFVEFLTFMQTCTCKEPKWIKSFQYFVNEGKMQEKCNTCIKNKDTFDNSHCCGCGV, from the coding sequence ATGAAAGAACTTACCCAAAGTCTTGAGAAATATTTGCACACTGTTTATGAATTGGTGCAAAAAAATTCCGCAGCGAGAGTAAAAGACGTAGCGGCAAAAATGCAGGTGGGCGCATCCTCAACTTCAGAGGCCGTTAAGGCACTTGCAAAAAAAGGCTACCTTAAATACGAACCTTACGGTTTAATTACAATGACGTCCAAGGGGCAAAAAATTGTCGAAGAAAAGATAAACAGGCATCAAACTATCCGTACATTTTTAGAAACGGTGCTTATGATGAAGCCTGAAGAAATTGAAACCTCTGCTAATAATATAGAATTTTCCATGACGGAAGATGTTTTAAAAAGGTTTGTTGAATTTCTTACTTTTATGCAGACTTGCACGTGCAAAGAACCTAAGTGGATTAAGAGCTTTCAATATTTTGTCAATGAGGGCAAAATGCAGGAGAAGTGCAACACCTGTATAAAGAATAAAGACACCTTCGACAACAGCCATTGCTGCGGCTGCGGAGTGTAA